The following proteins are co-located in the Paralichthys olivaceus isolate ysfri-2021 chromosome 2, ASM2471397v2, whole genome shotgun sequence genome:
- the guca1ab.2 gene encoding guanylyl cyclase-activating protein 1, whose product MGNCNSSSVEELQACESHQWYRKFMTECPSGLLTFYEFKKFFGLRNLSDTSNAYIETMFTTFDMNDDGYIDFMEYVAALSLVLKGGVQKKLRWYFKLYDIDGSGCIDREELLQIIKSIRAINGVPHEMSAEDFANMVFDKIDINGDGELSYDEFMEGVLNDEMLLKTLTESLDLTHIVHRIQGEMRANI is encoded by the exons ATGGGAAACTGTAACAGCTCCTCAGTGGAAGAACTACAAGCGTGTGAGAGTCATCAGTGGTACAGAAAATTCATGACAGAGTGCCCCTCCGGACTTCTCACCTTCTACGAGTTCAAGAAGTTTTTTGGCCTGAGGAATCTGTCGGATACATCAAACGCCTACATTGAGACCATGTTCACGACGTTCGACATGAATGAC GATGGATACATCGACTTCATGGAGTATGTGGCCGCTCTGAGTCTGGTGCTGAAGGGAGGAGTGCAGAAGAAGCTCCGCTGGTATTTCAAACTGTATGATATCGATGGGAGTGGCTGCATCGACcgtgaggagctgctgcagatcaTTAAG TCCATTCGAGCGATCAATGGAGTCCCTCATGAGATGTCCGCAGAGGACTTTGCCAACATGGTGTTTGACAAGATTGACATCAATGGAGACG GTGAACTGTCCTATGACGAGTTCATGGAGGGAGTACTGAATGACGAAATGCTCCTGAAGACCCTGACGGAGAGTCTGGACCTGACACACATAGTCCACAGGATTCAAGGAGAGATGAGGGCCAACATTTAA